The Larus michahellis chromosome 12, bLarMic1.1, whole genome shotgun sequence genome contains a region encoding:
- the SAMD10 gene encoding sterile alpha motif domain-containing protein 10 isoform X5, producing MSCGQPKDMEATAAHFSFCRSLLEHTVSAENLSYRLQRNPGSSLTWHDGRSQRTDGSRTVKLLRQPGTEGSQGRACDHYGIYHTSPTLGSLAKPVVLWTQQDVCKWLKKHCPHNYLIYVEAFSHHAITGRALLRLNGEKLQRMGIAHEAQRQEVLQQVLQLQVREEVRNLQLLSQASFGNVS from the exons ATGAGCTGCGGCCAGCCCAAGGACATGGAAG CCACCGCCGCTCACTTCAGCTTCTGCCGCAGCCTCCTGGAGCACACGGTCTCGGCCGAGAACCTCAGCTACCGCCTGCAGAGGAACCCGGGCAGCAGCCTCACCTGGCACGACGGCCGGAGCCAGCGGACCGACGGCAGCCGGACAGTCAAGCTCCTGCGGCAGCCGGGCACCGAGGGCTCTCAG GGCCGTGCCTGCGACCACTATGGCATCTACCACACCAGCCCCACGCTGGGCAGCCTGGCCAAGCCGGTGGTGCTCTGGACCCAGCAGGATGTGTGCAAATGGCTGAAGAAGCACTGCCCGCACAACTATCTCATCTACGTCGAGGCGTTCTCCCACCACGCCATCACAG GTCGGGCGTTGCTGCGGCTGAACGGGGAGAAGCTGCAGCGCATGGGCATCGCTCACGAGGCGCAGCGGCAGGAGGTCCTGCAGCAggtcctgcagctccaggtgcgCGAGGAGGTCCGAAACCTGCAGCTGCTCAGCCAAG CTTCTTTTGGAAATGTCTCCTAG
- the SAMD10 gene encoding sterile alpha motif domain-containing protein 10 isoform X6, translating to MQQGRPSLCCVSTIRSSQGAPEPATAAHFSFCRSLLEHTVSAENLSYRLQRNPGSSLTWHDGRSQRTDGSRTVKLLRQPGTEGSQGRACDHYGIYHTSPTLGSLAKPVVLWTQQDVCKWLKKHCPHNYLIYVEAFSHHAITGRALLRLNGEKLQRMGIAHEAQRQEVLQQVLQLQIVPTL from the exons ATGCAGCAGGGCCGGCCATCCCTCTGCTGCGTCTCCACCATCCGCAGCTCGCAGGGTGCACCCGAGCCAG CCACCGCCGCTCACTTCAGCTTCTGCCGCAGCCTCCTGGAGCACACGGTCTCGGCCGAGAACCTCAGCTACCGCCTGCAGAGGAACCCGGGCAGCAGCCTCACCTGGCACGACGGCCGGAGCCAGCGGACCGACGGCAGCCGGACAGTCAAGCTCCTGCGGCAGCCGGGCACCGAGGGCTCTCAG GGCCGTGCCTGCGACCACTATGGCATCTACCACACCAGCCCCACGCTGGGCAGCCTGGCCAAGCCGGTGGTGCTCTGGACCCAGCAGGATGTGTGCAAATGGCTGAAGAAGCACTGCCCGCACAACTATCTCATCTACGTCGAGGCGTTCTCCCACCACGCCATCACAG GTCGGGCGTTGCTGCGGCTGAACGGGGAGAAGCTGCAGCGCATGGGCATCGCTCACGAGGCGCAGCGGCAGGAGGTCCTGCAGCAggtcctgcagctccag ATTGTACCAACACTGTGA
- the SAMD10 gene encoding sterile alpha motif domain-containing protein 10 isoform X3, with product MQQGRPSLCCVSTIRSSQGAPEPATAAHFSFCRSLLEHTVSAENLSYRLQRNPGSSLTWHDGRSQRTDGSRTVKLLRQPGTEGSQGRACDHYGIYHTSPTLGSLAKPVVLWTQQDVCKWLKKHCPHNYLIYVEAFSHHAITGRALLRLNGEKLQRMGIAHEAQRQEVLQQVLQLQVREEVRNLQLLSQASFGNVS from the exons ATGCAGCAGGGCCGGCCATCCCTCTGCTGCGTCTCCACCATCCGCAGCTCGCAGGGTGCACCCGAGCCAG CCACCGCCGCTCACTTCAGCTTCTGCCGCAGCCTCCTGGAGCACACGGTCTCGGCCGAGAACCTCAGCTACCGCCTGCAGAGGAACCCGGGCAGCAGCCTCACCTGGCACGACGGCCGGAGCCAGCGGACCGACGGCAGCCGGACAGTCAAGCTCCTGCGGCAGCCGGGCACCGAGGGCTCTCAG GGCCGTGCCTGCGACCACTATGGCATCTACCACACCAGCCCCACGCTGGGCAGCCTGGCCAAGCCGGTGGTGCTCTGGACCCAGCAGGATGTGTGCAAATGGCTGAAGAAGCACTGCCCGCACAACTATCTCATCTACGTCGAGGCGTTCTCCCACCACGCCATCACAG GTCGGGCGTTGCTGCGGCTGAACGGGGAGAAGCTGCAGCGCATGGGCATCGCTCACGAGGCGCAGCGGCAGGAGGTCCTGCAGCAggtcctgcagctccaggtgcgCGAGGAGGTCCGAAACCTGCAGCTGCTCAGCCAAG CTTCTTTTGGAAATGTCTCCTAG
- the SAMD10 gene encoding sterile alpha motif domain-containing protein 10 isoform X2, protein MSCGQPKDMEATAAHFSFCRSLLEHTVSAENLSYRLQRNPGSSLTWHDGRSQRTDGSRTVKLLRQPGTEGSQGRACDHYGIYHTSPTLGSLAKPVVLWTQQDVCKWLKKHCPHNYLIYVEAFSHHAITGRALLRLNGEKLQRMGIAHEAQRQEVLQQVLQLQVREEVRNLQLLSQDCTNTVNRAPLGWAVHRRYET, encoded by the exons ATGAGCTGCGGCCAGCCCAAGGACATGGAAG CCACCGCCGCTCACTTCAGCTTCTGCCGCAGCCTCCTGGAGCACACGGTCTCGGCCGAGAACCTCAGCTACCGCCTGCAGAGGAACCCGGGCAGCAGCCTCACCTGGCACGACGGCCGGAGCCAGCGGACCGACGGCAGCCGGACAGTCAAGCTCCTGCGGCAGCCGGGCACCGAGGGCTCTCAG GGCCGTGCCTGCGACCACTATGGCATCTACCACACCAGCCCCACGCTGGGCAGCCTGGCCAAGCCGGTGGTGCTCTGGACCCAGCAGGATGTGTGCAAATGGCTGAAGAAGCACTGCCCGCACAACTATCTCATCTACGTCGAGGCGTTCTCCCACCACGCCATCACAG GTCGGGCGTTGCTGCGGCTGAACGGGGAGAAGCTGCAGCGCATGGGCATCGCTCACGAGGCGCAGCGGCAGGAGGTCCTGCAGCAggtcctgcagctccaggtgcgCGAGGAGGTCCGAAACCTGCAGCTGCTCAGCCAAG ATTGTACCAACACTGTGAACCGAGCACCTCTGGGATGGGCTGTGCACCGCCGGTACGAGACCTGA
- the SAMD10 gene encoding sterile alpha motif domain-containing protein 10 isoform X7, which translates to MSCGQPKDMEATAAHFSFCRSLLEHTVSAENLSYRLQRNPGSSLTWHDGRSQRTDGSRTVKLLRQPGTEGSQGRACDHYGIYHTSPTLGSLAKPVVLWTQQDVCKWLKKHCPHNYLIYVEAFSHHAITGRALLRLNGEKLQRMGIAHEAQRQEVLQQVLQLQLLLEMSPS; encoded by the exons ATGAGCTGCGGCCAGCCCAAGGACATGGAAG CCACCGCCGCTCACTTCAGCTTCTGCCGCAGCCTCCTGGAGCACACGGTCTCGGCCGAGAACCTCAGCTACCGCCTGCAGAGGAACCCGGGCAGCAGCCTCACCTGGCACGACGGCCGGAGCCAGCGGACCGACGGCAGCCGGACAGTCAAGCTCCTGCGGCAGCCGGGCACCGAGGGCTCTCAG GGCCGTGCCTGCGACCACTATGGCATCTACCACACCAGCCCCACGCTGGGCAGCCTGGCCAAGCCGGTGGTGCTCTGGACCCAGCAGGATGTGTGCAAATGGCTGAAGAAGCACTGCCCGCACAACTATCTCATCTACGTCGAGGCGTTCTCCCACCACGCCATCACAG GTCGGGCGTTGCTGCGGCTGAACGGGGAGAAGCTGCAGCGCATGGGCATCGCTCACGAGGCGCAGCGGCAGGAGGTCCTGCAGCAggtcctgcagctccag CTTCTTTTGGAAATGTCTCCTAGCTGA
- the SAMD10 gene encoding sterile alpha motif domain-containing protein 10 isoform X1 — MQQGRPSLCCVSTIRSSQGAPEPATAAHFSFCRSLLEHTVSAENLSYRLQRNPGSSLTWHDGRSQRTDGSRTVKLLRQPGTEGSQGRACDHYGIYHTSPTLGSLAKPVVLWTQQDVCKWLKKHCPHNYLIYVEAFSHHAITGRALLRLNGEKLQRMGIAHEAQRQEVLQQVLQLQVREEVRNLQLLSQDCTNTVNRAPLGWAVHRRYET; from the exons ATGCAGCAGGGCCGGCCATCCCTCTGCTGCGTCTCCACCATCCGCAGCTCGCAGGGTGCACCCGAGCCAG CCACCGCCGCTCACTTCAGCTTCTGCCGCAGCCTCCTGGAGCACACGGTCTCGGCCGAGAACCTCAGCTACCGCCTGCAGAGGAACCCGGGCAGCAGCCTCACCTGGCACGACGGCCGGAGCCAGCGGACCGACGGCAGCCGGACAGTCAAGCTCCTGCGGCAGCCGGGCACCGAGGGCTCTCAG GGCCGTGCCTGCGACCACTATGGCATCTACCACACCAGCCCCACGCTGGGCAGCCTGGCCAAGCCGGTGGTGCTCTGGACCCAGCAGGATGTGTGCAAATGGCTGAAGAAGCACTGCCCGCACAACTATCTCATCTACGTCGAGGCGTTCTCCCACCACGCCATCACAG GTCGGGCGTTGCTGCGGCTGAACGGGGAGAAGCTGCAGCGCATGGGCATCGCTCACGAGGCGCAGCGGCAGGAGGTCCTGCAGCAggtcctgcagctccaggtgcgCGAGGAGGTCCGAAACCTGCAGCTGCTCAGCCAAG ATTGTACCAACACTGTGAACCGAGCACCTCTGGGATGGGCTGTGCACCGCCGGTACGAGACCTGA
- the SAMD10 gene encoding sterile alpha motif domain-containing protein 10 isoform X4, which yields MQQGRPSLCCVSTIRSSQGAPEPATAAHFSFCRSLLEHTVSAENLSYRLQRNPGSSLTWHDGRSQRTDGSRTVKLLRQPGTEGSQGRACDHYGIYHTSPTLGSLAKPVVLWTQQDVCKWLKKHCPHNYLIYVEAFSHHAITGRALLRLNGEKLQRMGIAHEAQRQEVLQQVLQLQLLLEMSPS from the exons ATGCAGCAGGGCCGGCCATCCCTCTGCTGCGTCTCCACCATCCGCAGCTCGCAGGGTGCACCCGAGCCAG CCACCGCCGCTCACTTCAGCTTCTGCCGCAGCCTCCTGGAGCACACGGTCTCGGCCGAGAACCTCAGCTACCGCCTGCAGAGGAACCCGGGCAGCAGCCTCACCTGGCACGACGGCCGGAGCCAGCGGACCGACGGCAGCCGGACAGTCAAGCTCCTGCGGCAGCCGGGCACCGAGGGCTCTCAG GGCCGTGCCTGCGACCACTATGGCATCTACCACACCAGCCCCACGCTGGGCAGCCTGGCCAAGCCGGTGGTGCTCTGGACCCAGCAGGATGTGTGCAAATGGCTGAAGAAGCACTGCCCGCACAACTATCTCATCTACGTCGAGGCGTTCTCCCACCACGCCATCACAG GTCGGGCGTTGCTGCGGCTGAACGGGGAGAAGCTGCAGCGCATGGGCATCGCTCACGAGGCGCAGCGGCAGGAGGTCCTGCAGCAggtcctgcagctccag CTTCTTTTGGAAATGTCTCCTAGCTGA